A region of the Cannabis sativa cultivar Pink pepper isolate KNU-18-1 chromosome 3, ASM2916894v1, whole genome shotgun sequence genome:
gccacaatgtacaggaatcctctttcataccagattctaataaatacacactactacaaaaaggggtATTTTCGTCGTTTTATAAGTGACATATAAAGATTTTACGTCGGTCTACAGAACCGACGTGTAATCCGTAGACGTAAATAGTGCTTTATTTGCGTCGTTTTTAAAAAGAcgcaaaatacaattttcgtcaTTTGAAAACCGACgctaaaaaattacttttctattttattttaagcgtCGGTTAAAAAGTGACGCTAAATGTGTCATGGCATTTTAAAATTGTCACAAAAAACTTATTCCGTCGGTTTAAAAATGTCATATCTATTacgaaaaaactttttttttttacctattgcgtcacttataaaatgaagcacaaatataAGTAAGGGAAAATTGCAAACTAAATATAAACTAATTACATATACAAAAGATAACAACCATAAAACTTGTTTCTCAGATTATGCATGAAAAATCTTTCAACACAAACTATTAGCTAATTAACTATATCATGTTTGAAGAAATAATGAACCTATTTTTGAAATTGACAAATGACAACTAAATCAAAATTTACAATTTAGTTTGGTAACGAGAAGCATTCAATTTGAATTGACAGAGACAAACAAACCATACAACATTTGATAAGCAAACACCAAACAAAGATAAGCAAAAATTGCCATTTTGTTGAACTAGTTTCACCTCTGCATTAGCCTTTTAAATAAGAGAGCAAATATTACTCATCTGATTGTCAATGCATCCTGACATTAATATATATCCTTTATATTACAACAAAAGGAACAATAAATATACAACctcttttttcaaattaaactatacaaactctaaaaaaatttcttctcttcttttcaaatatttccagCAATTATCACTTTCCACATATGATATGAGTAAGTCCTACTTACTCCAATCTAGTCATTGTAATCCATGAAATATTTCACAATTGACAATATTCCATATCCACACAAAGTGAGAATATAAATTTTCTTAGATACACTTGTACAAACAACCTAAACTGAATTGAAAATAGTCTAAGCATCATAACATACCTGTGTTGTAGGTCTTCCCTTTCCTGAGAAGAACCCGTCAATCAAAACTGCGAGTGGTGTGAGTCCCTTTATAGCAATGTACATTGGAATATTAACTCCCTTCAAGCTTGCCAAGGCAAATGCCACATTAGCATTATAGAACAATGACACTGGAAGAAGCTTCTTGGCAGTTGACATCTCTAATCCTTTAGCTTTTGTATACCCTGATCTTCGACCAGAGTATATATAAGAGCTGCAATGGCCAATTGCTACCccaaaaaaatagagagaaagacAGAAATTAATCACCCTTCAACTttgaattttcaataaataagtaCAGTTTCTGAAAATTAAAAGATTATTGTCTGTTTCATTAGGTAATACCTGCACAGTGAGAAGTGTCAATATAAATATTGCATAAGAATGGCTTTGTTAATAAAGACCATGGCCATGGAAGCAATCCCATATGACAAAGCAGCAAACAAACTATGAAAATAAATCTAAATTACAGAAAAATAATTACAACCCAAATAATAACTTACAAATCAATAATTcccattcaatttcatcaaatCCCAATTGTAATTTTAGGCTTTGGAGTTCACCACTTAAGTCATTAATGAGAATTGATAACTTTTTTCATTGTGACAAATAATCAAACGTCTGGGCCACATTGTATTTTGTGTTGTTGTTTACAACACGTAACTATGGAGGGAGAGTTTTACCACAAGTCATGCTTTACGTGTAATCATGGTGGTTGCTTCCTGTCAACATCATCCTATGCTGCTTTGGATGGAATTCTTTACTCCAAGCACCACTTTGCCCAGTTATTCAAGGAGAAGGGAAGCTATAATCACCTAATTAAAACTTCTTCAATGAAGAAAAATGGAGTtctattaaatcaacaaaagCCTGAGATAATAGACAAAACTAAAGCTGAAGAAGGAACAGAAGTAAACCCAGATGAGGATTCAGTCCAAACATAATTAGAGTGGATGAATAAATAGGGTCACctatgaaagaaaataaaacgAGTAAAAAATGACAAAGAAAACTTGTATTGACTTATTTCTCACCGTAGAGACTATGAGACAGAGTGAGGCTCCATGAAGGTGGCTGCCGAGAAAGGGAAGATCTACTTCGTTCAGTACTTAGGAGACGATGGAGTGTTTTGGGCAAAGGGTTACCGCGAgggtgaatatatatatatattatagcaATTAAGCATAATACAAAAAGTTACACAGAAAAATCACAATCCAAGTGAAGATTTAGAAGAAGAGTTATCGAGGGTCAAAGAAAAAGGGTAATGTGAGGGTTGTAAGGGAAAGAGAAGCAGAGTGGTTGACGGTGGAGGATCGACAATGGAGACGAAGAGGAGAGCGGAGCGGTCGACGATGGAGGATCGACAATGGGTCGAAGAAGGCAAATCCTCAGAGCTTTTTTGTCTTCAAAACGATTGAAGACGAATGTGAACAGTGGGATCGATTTGGGGGTTTAGGGATTTAGAAGTTGTTCCTCGCTATTTTATTTCTCGTCAATTTTAAAAGCTGACAAAACTTTTACTCGATTACAATTAACCGACGAGATAAGATctccatttttaatttttctttgctTTCTTTGCCGTCAGTTTTATTTGTAGCGTCATTTTACTATACGACGcaaatcaatattttttaatggCGTTTAGTAAGCGACAGTCCTATCTTTTGCacactattcacgtcggtcaacgctgTGAATAGTAGCGTTGACCGACGCAAAAAct
Encoded here:
- the LOC133035740 gene encoding UDP-galactose/UDP-glucose transporter 7-like, producing MGLLPWPWSLLTKPFLCNIYIDTSHCAAIGHCSSYIYSGRRSGYTKAKGLEMSTAKKLLPVSLFYNANVAFALASLKGVNIPMYIAIKGLTPLAVLIDGFFSGKGRPTTQVCYDA